Proteins encoded within one genomic window of Setaria italica strain Yugu1 chromosome IV, Setaria_italica_v2.0, whole genome shotgun sequence:
- the LOC101773508 gene encoding cyclin-dependent kinase F-1, with product MAIGGGGSWSIHGRADVTSRYEVLGRAGSGAYADVYRGRRRSDGATVALKEVHDAVSARREAEALLAVSPSPHVVALLDHFPGGDCDDDVLVLEWVPLDLAAVVRDARRRAAGGGGGIPTAQLKRWMLQVLEGVAACHRAGVVHRDLKPANLLISEDGVLKVADFGQARILQQTAPTYQDMHPHEQTSRMGPWVSQPPAVLQGAEEESPCYESDIPAGQEPETLTAADYLHELDQLRAKSSDVDKMSLQDGDASCLATCSTGDIEDDPFRSSYSYDVEGIGEDSGAFTSCVGTRWFRAPELLYGSTNYGLEIDLWSLGCILAELLNLEPIFPGISDIDQISRIINVLGDISEETFPGCSNLPDYNKIFFNKVKKPMGLEACLPNKSPSEVSIIKQLICYDPAKRASAVDLLNDPYFTEEPLPVPIEGLQIPVSKDEDDDSSMEEWGNYKDGGSDSDFDEFGSMDVTKTDKGFSIRFS from the exons ATggcgatcggcggcggcgggagctggAGCATCCATGGCCGCGCCGACGTTACCTCTCGCTACGAGGTCCTCGGCCGCGCGGGCTCTGGCGCCTACGCCGACGTctaccgcggccgccgccgctccgacgGCGCCACTGTCGCGCTCAAGGAGGTCCACGACGCCGTCAGCGCCCGCCGCGAGGCGGAGgccctcctcgccgtctcccCTTCTCCGCACGTCGTCGCGCTCCTCGACCACTTCCCAGGCGGCGACTGCGACGACGATGTCCTCGTCCTCGAGTGGGTCCcgctcgacctcgccgccgtcgtgcgCGACGCCCGgaggcgcgcggccggcggaggaggcggcatACCCACAGCGCAGCTCAAGCGGTGGATGCTGCAGGTGCTCGAGGGCGTCGCCGCGTgccaccgcgccggcgtcgTGCACCGCGACCTCAAGCCCGCAAACCTGCTCATCTCCGAGGACGGGGTGCTCAAGGTAGCCGATTTTGGTCAG GCGAGGATACTTCAGCAGACAGCACCTACATACCAAGATATGCACCCACATGAGCAAACCTCAAGAATGGGGCCTTGGGTTTCACAACCACCAGCAGTGCTACAAGGGGCAGAAGAGGAATCTCCATGTTATGAATCAGACATTCCTGCTGGCCAAGAGCCAGAGACCCTAACTGCAGCTGACTACCTGCATGAGCTGGACCAACTCCGAGCCAAATCCAGCGATGTTGACAAAATGAGCCTGCAGGATGGAGATGCATCCTGTCTTGCCACATGCAGCACAGGAGACATCGAAGACGATCCATTCCGATCATCCTACTCATATGATGTCGAAGGCATAGGTGAAGACTCTGGTGCCTTCACTTCTTGTGTTGGTACAAGGTGGTTCAGGGCTCCTGAGCTTTTATATGGGTCCACAAACTACGGGCTAGAGATTGACCTCTGGTCATTAGGATGTATCTTGGCAGAGCTCCTGAACTTAGAGCCTATATTCCCAGGGATATCCGATATTGATCAGATTAGTAGAATCATCAATGTCCTTGGCGATATCTCAGAAGAAACCTTTCCAGGCTGTTCAAACTTGCCAGATTACAACAAAATTTTCTTTAACAAAGTTAAGAAGCCGATGGGCCTTGAAGCATGTCTGCCTAACAAATCTCCTTCTGAGGTTAGCATCATAAAGCAGCTAATTTGCTATGACCCAGCAAAGAGGGCCAGTGCTGTTGACCTGCTGAATGATCCATACTTCACGGAAGAACCTTTGCCTGTACCTATAGAAGGTTTACAAATCCCGGTATCaaaggatgaggatgatgacaGCTCAATGGAGGAATGGGGGAATTACAAGGATGGTGGCTCGGATTCAGACTTTGATGAGTTCGGTAGCATGGATGTCACCAAAACTGACAAGGGTTTCAGTATACGCTTTTCTTGA